TACTGATCTAAATACAAACTCTGTAAATAACAACTAAAACCTTAATTTCTGTCACCAAGAAAACAACCAAACACACTTGGTCTACTTCTAATGTCAGTAAACTCAGATGTTAGTTTATTATTAAACACACACCACCATGAATCTGTTTAGTAGGTTTCGGTTTGGCTAAGCAGGGAGCTCAACTACCAGTAAGCGACTAAGGCGGGGGGAACCAGAAAACCAGACTCCTTAAATGTTATAGATCCCATGATAGTGAGCTtgacaatcaaaacaaaacatgaagaaGCAGAAGAAAACAACCGATGACAGAGAATTAAATATCAAAGATTCAAACTTCAGAACCGAGTTCCCTATAAATCAGGTTTGTAAATGTGAGATGTTTAAGACAATAGAGGGCGTGTCTCTCAGCGACCCGACACAATGTAAAGGGACCAGTGAATGGGAGGCCCTCTATcgtcccaaaagtctcacaTTATACGAAGGTTTATAAGTCCTTGGATGTGTGTACCTTGTGAAAATATATCCGTTCACACTGGAGTCAACTTCTGGGAAACTCCCAGGGTAAGAAATTGCAGTGTGAAACACcaataaaaaaattcatcatGTTCATGTGTAAAATTTGTCTTGGGTGAAAGGGTGCAGCctcagcaattgccgtggtgccctgtgccctgtgctttatcaaagttccaatacaaattttccTCACACAGGTGCCTCAACCGGAGGAAAATTGgcgtgccccttcaagagtgaattTCAAAACCTGAGGGGGTATAGATTTAATGAGGATGTCTGAGTAAAGATTTGTTGATTGAGTTGTAAGGATACTGTCTCCAGTGTTCTTAGGTTCTGTTGTCTCCATTCCTGGTAGGGCGGCTGCTACTCTGCGGAATAgctacaagaaaaagaaaattttgagaaaacatgtgAGGGAAACCAAGTAGCCTTGGTCAAtcaacttttcaaaatgttttcccAAGTACATACAGAAGTGTTGTCTAAATTTACTTGTAGTCGATTCTTATCAATTTGTAGTCCTATCAATTTGGTGTTTCAAAAAGTGAGATCCATGATAAATGTACGTTGACCCCATGTCAGTGTTAATCTTGAGAACCAGAAATAAGTATCTATTGATGGTAACATATTTGCTAAGCTGAAACATGTGTATTTGCTTAGCTTGAATAAGTACAgtagggtggatatgtgcacattacaggtcttattattattattagtaggtACATAAGTCGGTGCTCCCCTGGTATTAGTGTATCTGCTGACCTGGGAACAATGtaataaagctgcttaagcccaaagaagctaagcacaacgaaataatgctaaccagaataaggtaaccaaCAAAAATACCACATCACATGCACCACTTATAACTGCTAAGATGCTGGTTTCTGCTTGACAGAAAAATGTCTCAAGCAAAAGcatctgctaaagcagctcagTTTGGAGTCAACCAtgaccattaaaggaacacgttgccttggatcggacgagttggttaaaacaaaagtgtttgtaaccgttttttataaaatgcatatggttggaaagatgttttaaaagtagaatacaatgatccacacaagtttgcctcgaaattgcgtggttttccttctactatgcgaactaacatggtcggccatttatgggagtcaaaattttgacccccataaatggccgacgtgttagtcgacgaggtaaaaggaaaaccacgcaatttcgaggcatgtttgtgtggatcattgtattctacttttacaacatctttctacccattcgcattttataaaaaacggttacaaacgcttttcaaagaccaactcgaccgatccaaggcaacgtgttcctttaaattgcatGGGTAGCTGCTAAGCTGCTTAGCCAATATTAAAATATCTGCTTACCTGTTTGACATTGTAGCCAGCCTTGGCGCTCGTCTCGATAAACAATACATTGAGTTCGTTTGCTTTTCTTTCCCCTTCATCTCGTGACACTTGCCTGCGACGAAAAAAACAAGCACAACAGGATTTCAATTACAGAGTCACTACAGTCATCAATTCAGCCTTAGTGTGGGGGGGGGATGGTAAGGGATCATTAACGACCAACAGCATTATTGATTTCTGGCTTTCAGAAACTTTCAGTAAAGTTAAGTACAATCCTAAAAAGGTAGGAATAAGGAAGGATGTGTTTAAGCTGATGTTTGTGAGTCTTTGCTGTATTCAacctgttaaaaaaaagaacaggtgcTGCTGGTTTGTTAGAGATCTAAAATGGTTAGAACGCATCGTATTGTTTATAAtgagttaaaaaaaagttaaacaaaacagGGGAAACCGAACCTTTTGTCTCCCAGGTCTGTCTTGTTTCCGACCAGCATAATGATGACATCGCTCCCCCTCTCTGTCCGAACATCATCAATCCATTTTGACGTCTGGTGAAATGAGTTCGCATCTAAAAAGGAAGAGGGATTAAAAAGAGTGAAGGGTTTAAAACAGTAATTAACAGGCAGTTCTATTGGTTGCATTATACGTCCttggaaagcaacttcataacttttgccacttttgagttacagggcacttccgtttttggcCCGTTTCGACCGGatgtagaggtcatgtgaggtcacgcactccaaacaaaatgaagaccttatttatccctccccaatcccgcaaacaggaacctacggtctcttgtggctcaaattgttataaattttcaaaaatttaaaatataacacctttaagatgacgtcatgtgacttctgatgatgtcataatgacatccttgttttgcaatgatcattgcaccaatacctatcatcactgaaaatttcattgcaattgctctttgggaacattgcaaatcagcacttatagaAAATTAGTTCTGaacatgacaaataaaaaaaaaaataataaaaaaaacttttaacaaaaacaagagccgTTTCATTGCGCTTTGCTACGAAACAGCTtaacaaactttaacaaaaacaagagctgtttcgctgcgctgcgctacgaaacagctaaataTAATGTCTGCTGCTTACTTGTTATATCGTAGACTACCACTGCGACTGTTGAATCTCTGATGTAGCTTGGGATGAGGCTGCGAAACCTTTCCTGCCCCGCCGTGTCCCAAAGCTGAAGTCTCACCGTCCTGTCCTCCAGGTACATCGTCTTAGACAAGAAATCTATGCCGATGGTTGCCTGCGAAACAATCCAGAAGGTTTGGAATTAAAACAATCTGCCACGACTACTGATTTCATCTGTCACAGTTTGTCCTAAAACCATTTGAAATGCAAGCGGAATAAGTAATACATTGCAAACTCATGCAATATTTACATCATTAAATACACAATTTATTTCACTCACTTCTGCAAAGTTCTTAAATACAATTAACTCTTCAAGCATGTCATGGGTATTTATTTAGTTCCCAGGCAaacttatatacatgtaggcattCCTCCAGACTCTGGTTAGATTGGTATGCCTGTCTCCACGATTTGACTATGCAGTACAGAATCGATCAAATTCAGACACCACTCTAATAACATTGGTAGTGCTGCATGCCTGGCCCCCATGCTTAGCATGTTGGTCTGGCTGTACAATGAATCCATCAAACTCGGGCAAAACCTTTAGACTCTGATAACATTGGTAGTGCTGCATGCTTGGTCCCCATGCTTAGCATGTTGGTTGGTCTGGCTGTACAATGAATCCATCAAACTCGGGCAAAACCTTTAGACTCTGATAAGATTGGTAGTGCTGCATGCTTGGTCCCCATGCTTAGCATGTTGGTTGGTCTGGCTGTACAGTAATGAATCCATCAAACTCGGGCAAAACCTTTAGACTCTGATAAGATTGGTAGTGCTGCATGCTTGGTCCCCATGCTTAGCATGTTGGTTGGTCTGGCTGTACAGTAATGAATCCATCAAACTCGGGCAAAACCTTTAGACTCTGATAAGATTGGTAGTGCTGCATGCCTGGCCCCAATGCTTAGCATGTTGGTTGGTCTTGCTGTACAGTAATGAATCCATCAAACTCGGGCAAAACCTTTAGACTCTGATAAGATTGGTAGTGCTGCATGCCTGGCCCCAATGCTTAGCATGTTGGTTGGTCTAGCTGTACAGTAatgaatccatcaaactcagGCAAAACCTTTAGACTCTGGTAAGATTGGTATGCCTGTCTCCACGATTTGACTATGCAgtactgaatccatcaaactcaaGCAAAACCTGAATAAATCATGATATGTATGGAGTTCCACAGACTTTTTAAAACACCCACCTGGTACGTGTTGTCAAAACTGTCGTACATAAATCTTGTGATGAGAGATGTCTTGCCCACTGAAAGATAGAAAAAACCAGACAGAAAGTAAGATATTAGTTTTTGACGTCCTTTCATGAGCGGTCAACATGATCTGGGTCAAATCAATACTCTGTTGTCAGGGAAACTACATGTGTTCATGTGAAGGATGACAATTATTACGCTGTCAGTAATATCAAGTAATTATGCATTTTTTACAGAAACAAGCATCAACTACAATTAGCCATATGTGTCTTATCCGTTACAATTACATGCacttgtacacatgtacattcatTATTACGTAGGCACATGTAAGTCGTACATAATGTAGTACATATGTAGGACATACAGTAATTATGAGGCCaaaaaaaatggccgctccaagctaataataaaagtaaattTGCCTTTTTGAGATGACAGACACTACAAGAGTGCACTAATTGGTTTggatacagacaaatttacccaaacctaaagTAATAGTGAAGTTAAAATGTGTCCAACATATCTCGAAATGGCTTACGGTTCACATGAAAAGTAAATAAAACATCCATGCATTAATTAATATTCCACTGTCACAATGAATTATCAAATCACTGTGATGAAtttgtaaacagtaatgtcAAAAATCCAATCCTTCAGTATATGACATGGAGAGAATTCTGTTATTCAGCTATGAATAATTAAGGAGAACAAAACGTGTAAATTTTTAGTGATacagtgcatacatgtacatgtatcatgtaagCTTCCATCTATTCCCAAACCCACACTTGACATGACATTATCATCTGCCACTAGCCCTAGCCTCCCTCAGACCACAAACCCTCGGCAACGTTTCTTCCCTCTCGACAGGACGAAGCTTGCCGGGCCCGTGCATTCTAATTTATGACAGGACATTTTCCCCCTCAGTCTGGTACACATGACTAGACTTTTTTAAGGTGATGGTTAGGGTTACCAAACTGATGAGGCCGTTGCTTGACTTGGCTGTCAGGAAGAATCAATAGTGAGAGGGCCACATTACGGTGAAATGACCTCATAAAAAAAGACTGTGAAAACATAATGTAGTATCACACTCTCGTCATGCTTTTAGTTAATGCTAAACGTACatatttcagtttttgttttcaagtatGACATCACTCAGGCCTACTGCTTCACATGGGCAACATAggtgattgccttggtgccccttgaaacgTTCAAATAGAAAGTTACAATTTTCCTGATTGGAGTGTCCTTTGTACAAAGGAGAAACTCCTGTAGTGACAATATTGCCCTTTCAAGAAGGAAGCATATCGCCTGATGTATCACAAACATAATATGTTACCAGTGGACACTCGGAGCAAATTgctacaaacaaaatgtatcaggCTCTGCTACATGTACTAAAAAATCATCACTTGCTACTCAACAttggcattcagt
The sequence above is a segment of the Asterias amurensis chromosome 12, ASM3211899v1 genome. Coding sequences within it:
- the LOC139945097 gene encoding ras-related protein Rab-6A isoform X1, which translates into the protein MSSSGDFGNPLRKFKLVFLGEQSVGKTSLITRFMYDSFDNTYQATIGIDFLSKTMYLEDRTVRLQLWDTAGQERFRSLIPSYIRDSTVAVVVYDITNANSFHQTSKWIDDVRTERGSDVIIMLVGNKTDLGDKRQVSRDEGERKANELNVLFIETSAKAGYNVKQLFRRVAAALPGMETTEPKNTGDMIEVKLEKTPSQDPQQQEGGCAC
- the LOC139945097 gene encoding ras-related protein Rab6 isoform X2, with amino-acid sequence MSSSGDFGNPLRKFKLVFLGEQSVGKTSLITRFMYDSFDNTYQATIGIDFLSKTMYLEDRTVRLQLWDTAGQERFRSLIPSYIRDSTVAVVVYDITNANSFHQTSKWIDDVRTERGSDVIIMLVGNKTDLGDKRQVSRDEGERKANELNVLFIETSAKAGYNVKQLFRRVAAALPGMETTEPKNTGDIPVTLTPREPDNDMQQEEGGCYC